A genomic region of Desulfosarcina ovata subsp. ovata contains the following coding sequences:
- a CDS encoding HD domain-containing protein — protein MNRVTEFLFEAMLLKRVHRTGYQFLGPGQESVAEHTFAVMCIAWTLAQLTPQADQKRLLAMCLVHDLPEARMGDLNYVQKHYVTADETSAVAHLTRGLPFGADIKELIDEFNARETLEARLANDADQLAFLLDLKSLSDMGYAAPEKWASHVQERLKTSAGVELSESISKTEWDSWWLKIFS, from the coding sequence ATGAATCGAGTTACCGAGTTCCTCTTCGAAGCCATGCTGCTCAAACGGGTGCATCGCACCGGCTACCAGTTTCTGGGCCCAGGCCAAGAATCCGTTGCCGAACACACCTTTGCGGTGATGTGCATCGCCTGGACGCTAGCCCAATTGACCCCGCAAGCGGACCAGAAACGGCTCCTGGCCATGTGCCTGGTCCACGATCTGCCCGAGGCGCGCATGGGCGATCTCAACTATGTTCAAAAACACTATGTCACCGCCGATGAAACATCGGCCGTGGCGCATTTGACCCGGGGGCTTCCCTTTGGCGCCGATATAAAGGAACTGATCGATGAATTCAATGCCCGCGAAACCCTCGAGGCCCGTCTGGCCAACGACGCCGACCAACTGGCGTTCCTGCTTGACCTGAAGTCTCTTTCGGACATGGGGTATGCCGCACCGGAAAAGTGGGCCAGCCATGTTCAGGAGCGCCTTAAAACTTCTGCAGGCGTGGAACTTTCTGAAAGCATTAGCAAAACTGAATGGGATTCATGGTGGCTGAAAATTTTCTCTTGA
- a CDS encoding succinate dehydrogenase cytochrome b subunit has protein sequence MNWITGTLGSSIGKKLMMAITGFSFCGFLAAHLAGNLTIYGGKDAFNAYAAHLHALGPLITVAELGLLTFALVHVITGVTLFLGNLKARPVRYAVNKSAGGRTLGSATMPYTGGILLAFIVFHLMNFHFVDKTNTTIFAIVSNAFTSPAYVAIYIVAMVAAAIHVSHGFWSAFQTVGANHPKYMPLLKILSIAFAVIVGIGFGFLPVYIFLLA, from the coding sequence ATGAACTGGATTACCGGTACGCTGGGGTCATCCATCGGTAAAAAACTGATGATGGCCATCACGGGGTTTAGTTTCTGCGGATTCCTGGCTGCTCACCTGGCCGGCAATCTGACCATCTACGGGGGTAAGGATGCATTTAATGCCTATGCCGCCCATCTTCACGCCTTGGGGCCGTTGATCACGGTGGCGGAACTGGGGTTGCTGACCTTCGCGCTGGTTCATGTGATCACCGGCGTGACCCTCTTTCTGGGGAACCTCAAAGCCCGACCGGTGCGCTACGCCGTCAACAAATCGGCCGGCGGTCGGACCCTCGGTTCGGCCACCATGCCATACACCGGTGGTATCCTGCTGGCCTTCATCGTTTTTCACCTGATGAATTTTCATTTTGTGGATAAAACCAATACCACCATTTTTGCCATCGTTTCAAATGCCTTCACCAGTCCGGCGTATGTGGCCATCTACATCGTGGCCATGGTCGCCGCAGCCATTCATGTCAGTCACGGATTCTGGAGCGCCTTTCAGACCGTTGGGGCCAACCACCCCAAATACATGCCGCTTCTTAAAATCCTGAGCATCGCATTTGCCGTGATCGTCGGCATCGGGTTCGGTTTTCTGCCCGTCTATATTTTCCTGCTGGCCTGA